In Apteryx mantelli isolate bAptMan1 chromosome 16, bAptMan1.hap1, whole genome shotgun sequence, a single genomic region encodes these proteins:
- the PMS2 gene encoding mismatch repair endonuclease PMS2 isoform X5, with protein MEAAAPAPAPCLEPAKAIKAIDRKSVHQICSGQVVLNLGTAVKELVENSLDAGATNVDIKLKDYGAELIEVSDNGSGVEEENFEGLTLKHYTSKIQDFSDLIHVETFGFRGEALSSLCALSSDVTIFTCHKSAKVGTRLVFDHNGKITQKTPYPRQQGTTVSVQQLFYTLPVRHKEFQRNIKKEYAKMVQILQAYCIVSKGVRINCTNQVGQGKKSSVVSTTGSPNLKENIGAVFGQKQLQSLIPFVQLPPNETVCEEYGLDTTDMPQNFYSITGFVSRCDHGVGRSATDRQFFFINQRPCDPAKVAKLVNEIYHLYNKHQYPFIVLNICVDSECVDINVTPDKRQILLQEEKLLLAILKTSLIEMFGSDVNKLNVNQKLLDIAGNLKRTLPEETEEPQVEMLPDSETQNPSSEGNRIMTLARLRESFSLHQMTESNFQSPKKVKRQHSSPRQLPSFDTTLSPVNTPKAVLSEESESCCEMESKMSVTSRYLRKLEDNTDSGFCSTSAESDVGYNMSEAGSCISSERVANSPEEEFCDSKEELQNECLETAGQSEKSLECDVQFLGTVHELNRVNDWNNPNKLSQVASSSSPSKKCFKSGADDLKADTCPEEKNTKNYVASVDALVEVKKKTVSLEFSMKVLAEKVKKVIWQQQKRTETRNYRRFKAKISPGENKVAEDELRREISKEMFAKMEIIGQFNLGFIIAKLNSDLFIIDQHATDEKYNFEMLQQHTVLQGQKLIVSCNSKS; from the exons CTTGGAGCCTGCCAAAGCCATCAAGGCCATAGACCGCAAGTCCGTTCATCAGATCTGTTCGGGGCAGGTGGTCCTGAATCTAGGTACTGCCGTGAAGGAGTTGGTGGAAAACAGCCTGGATGCTGGAGCTACCAACGTTG ATATAAAACTTAAAGATTATGGAGCAGAACTGATAGAAGTTTCAGATAATGGAAGTGGAGTGGAAGAGGAAAACTTTGAAGGCTTGA CTCTGAAACATTATACATCAAAGATACAAGACTTTTCCGATCTAATACATGTTGAAACATTTGGGTTTCGAGGTGAAGCTCTGAGTTCACTGTGTGCATTAAG CAGTGATGTTACCATTTTTACCTGTCATAAGTCTGCAAAGGTTGGAACTCGTTTGGTATTTGATCATAATGGTAAAATTACTCAGAAAACTCCTTATCCACGACAACAAGGAACAACTGTTAGCGTACAACAGTTATTCTATACTTTGCCAGTGCGGCATAAGGAATttcaaagaaacattaaaaag GAATATGCAAAAATGGTCCAGATATTGCAAGCATACTGCATTGTTTCAAAAGGAGTTCGCATTAACTGCACAAATCAAgttggccaagggaaaaaaagctcTGTGGTATCCACTACTGGAAGTCCTAACTTAAAGGAAAACATTGGAGCAGTATTTGGGCAAAAACAG TTGCAGAGCCTCATTCCCTTTGTTCAGCTACCTCCTAATGAAACTGTTTGTGAAGAATATGGACTCGACACTACTGACATGCCACAAAATTTTTATAG TATCACAGGCTTCGTTTCTCGTTGTGATCATGGTGTTGGAAGGAGTGCAACAGACAGACAGTTTTTCTTTATCAACCAGCGTCCGTGCGATCCAGCAAAg GTTGCCAAGCTCGTGAATGAAATTTATCACTTATACAATAAGCACCAGTATCCATTTATTGTTCTTAACATTTGTGTGGATTCTG agTGTGTTGACATCAATGTAACTCCAGACAAAAGGCAAATTTTACTGCAGGAGGAGAAACTTCTATTAGCAATTTTAAAAACTTCTCTGATAGAGATGTTTGGTAGCGATGTTAACAAGCTGAATGTCAATCAGAAACTTCTGGACATTGCAG GCAACTTGAAGAGGACTCTTCCTGAAGAGACAGAAGAGCCTCAGGTAGAAATGCTGCCTGACTCTGAAACTCAAAATCCAAGTAGTGAAGGAAACAGAATAATGACTCTAGCCAGATTAAGGGAGTCGTTCTCTCTCCATCAAATGACAGAGAGTAATTTTCAAAGCCCTAAAAAGGTAAAACGGCAGCACAGCTCCCCCAGGCAACTTCCGTCATTTGATACCACTTTGAGTCCTGTAAACACTCCGAAGGCTGTCTTGAGTGAGGAATCTGAGAGCTGTTGTGAAATGGAGTCAAAGATGTCGGTTACAAGCAGATATTTGAGAAAGTTAGAAGATAATACAGATTCTGGGTTCTGTAGCACCTCTGCTGAATCAGATGTTGGGTATAATATGTCAGAAGCTGGGAGCTGCATCAGCAGTGAAAGAGTAGCTAATTCTCCTGAAGAAGAATTCTGTGACTCAAAAGAGGAGCTTCAAAATGAATGTCTTGAAACTGCTGGACAGAGTGAGAAATCACTGGAATGTGATGTGCAGTTCTTGGGCACTGTGCATGAGTTAAACCGAGTGAATGACTGGAATAATCCAAATAAGTTATCTCAAGTAGCCAGTAGTTCTTCCCCAagcaaaaagtgttttaaaagtgGAGCAGATGATTTAAAGGCAGATACATGTCCTGAAGAGAAGAATACTAAGAACTATGTGGCAAGTGTTGATGCACTGGtagaagttaaaaagaaaactgtatcaCTTGAATTCTCTATGAAGGTTTTAGCAGAAAAGGTAAAAAAGGTAATATGGCAGCAACAGAAAAGGACAGAAACACGGAATTATAGaagatttaaagcaaaaattAGTCCTGGAGAAAATAAAGTAGCAGAAGATGAATTAAGAAGAGAGATCAG